GACAGTCTGACTGTGTACTtgtgtatacaggtgaaactcggaaaattagaatactgtatcgtcgaaaagtgtgtttatttcagtaatgccacTTAAAAGGTGATAcaaatatatgagatagatgcatcacatgcaaagcaagatatgtcaagcatttatttgttataattgtaattatttgtcgttaggtgggtcaattataaatggaatgtaattaatgaaatgtaatagcgatgtttatttttgtattattgtttttgttttattactgtggaatttccaaaagaaagcatttgtaaaaattaaaagaaaaataaaaaataataagttgcattactgaaatacagtcatacctcggtttaagtacacctccatttgagtattttcagtttaagtactccgcggacctgtctggaacggattaatccactttccattactttcagtgggaaagttcacttcaggttaagtatgcttcaggttaagtacggacttccggaaccaattacactcataccttgggtttagtacacttcaggttgagtactccatggacccgtctggaacagattaatccactttccatgactttcaatgggaaagttcgtttcaggttaagtacgcttcagattaagtgcggacttccggaaccaattgtgtttgtaaaccgaggtaccactgtaaatgcacttttcgacgatattctaattttccgagtttcacctgtataacagCTTTCCTGTATTCTGTGTTCCAACCTGGCCTGGTGTAAGGTAGCTTCTCGGTGTTCCTAGGATATGTATTTGCAAATGGATCTGTGTGATTGCAACTAGGATTCTGTTTCCAGGATGGATAAAATGAAGGAAATAAATCAGGTGTTCTTGCCAATGCTACACTCTACAATTCTCTTAGTTTCCCTTGTCTTTACTGCTTCCCAGACTCATTTTGTTGGAGAGCAAACACAGTATGAAATATCCCAGCTGCACCCAGCAGTGAAATATACTTTTCAGGTTCGCTGTATAACAGAGCATAGTGAAAGGAGCGAATGGAGCCCAGAAACTTACCTCCAGCTCCCCAGTGGTGAGTCAATCACTcatcttttttttctgttttgaaagGCCAAATAAGTTAGTaccgtaagaacataagaactcctctcctggatcaggacaatggctcatctagtcctgttctcacagtcgccaaccagatgcccattgtgaGAAGcttgcaaatcatagaatcatagagttggaagagaccataagggtcatccagtccaaccccctgccaagcaggaaacaccatcaaagcattcttgacatatgcctgtcaagcctctgcttaaataactccaaagaaggagactccaccacactccttggtagcaaattccactgccgaacagctcttacactCCCTGCTTGCAGTTAGCATGGCAAAGGAGCAGATTTTGACTAAGCATTAGGCAACTTCCTAATGGTAACAGCTGGCAGACAGTGAAACAGACTGCCTTAGGAGATGGTGGGCTCTCCATCATCGCAAGTTTTGAAGCAGATTCTGGACATCCATATCTCGGGGTTTCCCTAGTTGCATCCTGCTTTGTAGGTCCTGAATTGAGCAGGACGTTGGACCGAATGACCTCTGCGATCCCTTCCACCTTTGTGACTCTGACCCTATTGGCCCAAAGGACTTGCCTATCTCTTTCTTTCCAGGCCAACCTCCAGGGAAGCCAGAGTTAATAAGATGTCGCTCACCTGAGAAAGAAACCTTTACTTGCTGGTGGAAGCCCAGTTCCGATGGAGGTCTGCCGAGCAATTACACTCTGTTCTATAACAAGGAAGGGTAAGGCATTACACATGGCTTTACTGTTGTCTCAATCTGCATCTCTGAAAGAAGGTGGGTTCTTTTCTAAGTGATGTGTAATGAGAATGTTGTGTTTGTATTACCTTCTCAATCTTTCCTGCCAACCATTGTGTTTTTCAGAGACAGGGCATACTACGAATGCCCGGACTACATAACAGCGGGCCCCAACTCCTGTCATTTTGATAAAAAACATACTTCGCTTTGGATGACATACAATTTTACCATAACAGCGACTAATGAGATGGGCAGTATTTCATCTCAGCCTTATTATGTGGATGTGGCTAATATAGGTATGTGGTGTAAGCATAAGTGTCCAAGGCAGGGGGGGAATCCCATCAGTCCTAAGAGTTGTGACCCAGAATTCTATATGCATCTTATATACCATCAGCTAAATATGATCAGTCATGTGTCTTGATAAGGGATAGGGGAGaatatttgtttgcattttaatgagaaactatccAGTTTGCACTTCACAAACTGGAAGGCAAATCGAAACGCAcggctatcctttgaaatttgcacttctctgaattttgcaatgcatttctctgaCAAAGCAAAAGTGCATATACTAAGCAAAAGTGATCATATACCTATTGAGTaaataaaatgcatatgctagtgaaaatagtatacaaaaatgcattatattaaggcaaactgcttgcaaaaatgtgtgcattagccagaactgcatacaaaaaatgtatttattaggagaaattcacaccaaaattCTGATGAAAGTTTATgaagataaaaagaaagaaagctgctcTTGATGTGAGGTATTTGAAGTGTGCCTCTGTTTCTATCTATAAAGAAGGgcatgaatttaataaataatcatattctctttttttgtaccaagaccttttaaaacaaactctAGGCCTTCACTGTTCTAATgacattttaaacaaaacttAAACTCTCATTAAGTGTGCTTTTAAACTGAGCTTTCTCCGCTAGTGGGAAATTTTTACATTGTTGCTTTTTGCTGTTTAAAGttcttgtattttaaaatattgtgttgTGATTATATCTGGTGTGTAACCCTCCTTAGAAGATTGGATTGATGGCCCTCTATATACATTTGATCAATAAATATTCTCTGATCCTTCTTTTTTTCCAGTTCAGCCAGACCCTCCTGAAAATCTCTCCCTGGAATTTGAGAAAAAAGTATATGGAAAATATCTGTTGTTGAACTGGTCTCCACCTTCGCTGGGCGACATCAGATCTGGTTGGCTAACCCTAGAATATGAGTTACATATAAAGCCTGAAGGGGGACAAGAATGGGAGGTGAGAATGGTGAAAGCTCTTGAGCCACTTCCAGATGGGGATGTGTAGATTTGCCAGTTTCAGCCCTCTCGGCTGGGAAAATaccttctcattttcccaattctaaacccatttctccacatttctgcagccattttCAATCGATAATCCTCATTAacatccaccagcattttaatgtgaatttatcccaataaacacatttttgtcagCAGCTTCAGCTAACATACACACAGTTCTGCAAGCCTTTTCTATGTAAAATGATGCACTCTTATATGCTGCTTTCAATAACATGTTTATTTTTACCCACACTTCCcgttaatatatgcatttgcgTGGACAGGAGGAgttcccccaaccccaggcgacccccgagcggaataataataatgcatttttatttataccccgccctccccagccaaagccgggctcagagcagctaacacgaaatataaaacaactggttaaaatacaacttaagacaATGAcacaagacaatgtgctatgggattaatattggccacaactttattaagtttcagatgtagagAGACCTTGGCTCAGACATTGGGCGTTTATCCGACCCAGttcccagccggggatctggaagacatcagggttatccagaatgtgtggggattaggctggctctggagaacatatgttcaagcagagagagccccgcCCCCCGTTTTGCCGCCATTGGAGgagagagcaatgacaacctctcggcgtatggccaatgcctcccctcaatacccctttaacggggaaccctgggatcaccgctgcaaagggggcgtgggtcaccgcttcacccccccccatttaggaagatagactaaaggcctgaaactgccaaagtttgtgacgttttgctacaggaaaggcaaacctgccaatgcaggaaaattcctttccggcccttcaacagcaaccctgacatagcagcgcctgcgtacctgtagagaagaggttaacctgtaaaagaagacttaactgagggaggggagggtgggagccaACTGCTGCTTCACAGGTAAGGTTCACCTTCTGTTGTaaccctccccttacctggccaatcccctgacaatgcctccccaggtgggattgggtgattgggtgaggtaggcggagacctccaggtatccaccCTGGGGAGGAAGCAGCCAGCCCAAACTACCAGGAGCCACACCGAGATCTGGGGGGGCTGCGCACGAACACTCAAAAggtgccccccatttgatgtggggagcggtcattttgtaaacattggttggaagactgcatcacaaaattcagattagTGTACACTTCAAAGGATAGTTGAGTTTCAGCTCTCTTGGGGTTTCACAAAGTGTGGATTTGGCAGATATGCCTTTACATGTGAACTGAATTGGGTGTTGCCCCCACCCCTATTTTCTGACAACCTGTTTAATGAGCACACACCCTGGTTTGTTTACAGAGAGGTGTACAACATTGTGCCCAAGCAATTTTTCTCCAACACTTTCCATTGCATTTTCCTTATCACACACAGCCTAATTGGGGGAAGAATTGAAGGTATGTTGTGCAAGAatgccaaatcaactttaattgtgcaaccagTTAATCCCATCTGAAAATAGTGGCTGCCTGGAAGCATCTTTGGTAGTAGCCAAATGCTCTGTGTTTCAGAAACAGTACCTGAAAAAACAGGGTCACGGATATCTGTGTTCTTCTTATCTTTCCAGAAAATATTTGTTGGTCAGAGAACAACATATAAGATGTTCAGTGTAAATCCAGGAGAAAAGTATGTTGCCAAAGTTCGCTGCAGATCAGATCATGGAACGTGGAGCGACTGGAGTCCTGAAAGTTTTATTAAGCTCCGAAAAGGTGAGGacaactgctgggggggggggtgacctttCGTTAATTAACCCCAGTCATATGAAAGTGCTAGAAAGCCTAGATGAGGAGTTTGTTattcatgtcctgcttttctattttgaataaaaataaaatcccacatcacaaaagaaaacacagttcAATGATAATAGCAACATAATGAAACAAGGATAGGGCTGGCATGTGATGAAGCTGGGGCTAGACTCATGCATCTTACAAAACATTGTCTGGTGGTCTGCTTTGGGAAATCTGGGCAAGTTCAGCTGACAACTTGGTAAAGATATTAGCTGTGTGAGTTCCAGATTGCTAGAGGAGGGGGAGCCAAGTTGGTGttttccagaagttttggactacaactcccatcgtgccTGACCAGTAGCCATGTTGactagggataataataataataataataataataataataataataataataatatatttataccccgcccatctggctgggcttccccggccactctgggcggcttccaacaaacattaaaatacatcaaatatcacagattaaaaacttccctaaacagggctgcctttaggtacagtattttctaaatgtcaggtagttatttatctctctgATCTCtgatggccctctgcctggttccctgtagctttgcttctcgcagtgagggaaccgccagaaggccctcggcgctggacctcagtgtccaggcagaacaatgggggtggagacggtccttcaggcatactgggccgtttagggctttaaaggtcagcaccaacactttgaattgtgctcagaaacgtactgggagccagtgtaggtctttcaagaccggtgttatgtggtcttggcggccactcccagtcactagtctagctgccgcattctggattagttgtagtttccggatcaccttcaaaggtagccccacatagagcgcattgcagtaatccaagcgagagataaccagagcatgcaccactctggcgaggcagtccacaggcaggtagggtctcggcctgcgtaccagatggagctgatagacagctgccctggacacagaattgacctgcgcctccatggacagctgtgagtccaaagtgactcccaggctgcgcacccggtctttcaggggcacagttaccccatttaggaccatggagtcctccacacctgcccacctcctgtcccccacaaacagtacttctgtcttgtcaggattcaatctcaatctgttagccgccatccatcctccaaccgcctccaggcactcacacaggaccttcaccaccttcactggttctgatttgaaagagatggTAGGAATTGGCATTTGCAACATCTGTATCCATGTTGACTGCCCTTGAACTAAATCAAGTTGGCCGGATGCAAAAGAAGGCAAAGTTTCTGCACCTTTATTTGTGTAGAAAGGAGACTTTGTGCAGGTACAGCTTGTCATGTAAACTACGCCTGCTGAAACTCCCTGTTCTGAAATCTCACCAccgagctcactgggtgattttaTGCTGATCACGGCATTGCAGGCTGATCTACtacccagggttgttgtgggagtaAAATGGTAGAGAGATGCCACGTGCCCTGAGCTAATAATGTTTTGAAATGAACTCTTTAACTGCACAAATTTTAATCCCTTCTCATTTTCTCTCCTAGAGTTCAGACTGAAGGATATGCTTGTTTGGATCTTTGTGGCTTTTTTATCGTTTGTCGTATGTTTGGTCATGATCTGGACACTGGCTTTGAAAAAAATTAAGTAAGTTGCTACTTCTGACATTGTAAGGTggtgtattaaaaaaaagaaaacaagcaaagtTGTTGCCACAGCATGGGGGGGAAGGGTTGGAAAGCCTTCTCCATACATTGTGGTCGCAGCTGTGATTCTTCTTCCATCTCCTCCACCAACtgctatttaattttttaaaatagcagacATGATAAATGCAAACATACATTTAATATCCAGTTGGGGTTATGCATAGTGGAACTCTGAAGCTTGCCGCCAGTGCTCTATTCTGACAATccacaaacacaaaaaaaacaaGTTTCCGGGTGTATAATTCATCTTCACTCAAgagatcttaaaggtaaaggtaaagggacccctgaccattaggtccaatcgtgaccgactctggggttgcgcgctcatctcgcattattggccgagggagccggcgtatagcttccaggtcatgtggccagcatgacaaagccgcttctggcaaaccagagcagcacacggaaacgctgtttaccttcccgctgtaaaggtaaaggtaaagggacccctgaccattaggtccagtcgtgactgactctggggttgcgcgctcatctcgcattattggccgagggagccggcgtatagcttccaggtcatgtggccagcatgacaaagccgcttctggcaaaccagagcagcacatggaaacgccgtttaccttcccgctgtagcgattcctatttatctacttgcattttgacgtgctttcgaactgctaggttggcaggagctgggaccaagcaacgggagctcaccccgtcacagggattcaaaccgccgaccttctgatcagcaagccctaggctcagtggtttaaccacagcgccacctgggtgccgCCTGAGATCTTACAGACAAGTAAAATCAATTTATTGGAACACCCCCTCTTTACAGACATGGATATTTGTTTTTCCAGCAGGCAGGGTTTTCTGTATGCTCAAATCtatcagaagaaaacaaaaccaagtacAAAACCAAATGATTTCCTTCACTTCTTTATTCCAACCCCTTCCCTCTTTCTTGTTTTTCAGCATGGTGGCTTGCCTTCTGCCACCAGTACCAGGACCAAAGATAAAAGGCTTTGACACCCAGCTACTAGAAGTAAGTGTTTGGGCACTTAGAGAagttttgcactttttttttttttttactgtcttGCATTTTCTTAGAGGGGGTAAAAGAAAACACCTCCTTGGAAGCCTTTAACAGCTTTAACCTGTTAACACTTCTGCTGGTGCTAATCTGCTTGAATTCAGATCAAAGCATGCATGGCTCTTGCGAGTGCTCTGCACCACATCTATCTCCTTTGCATTTTCAGACATAATCAGGTACATAATGCAAATATTATGGTTACCCTTGGCGTAATACCATTTCCCCCTGTATGTTTCTTCACACCAGGCAGGGAAAACGGAAGAATTGCTGAGTGCTCTTGGTTGCCAGGGATTCCCTCCAACACCGGGCTATGAAGACCTGCTGGTAGAATTTTTGGAGATAGATGACAGCGAAGACCAGCAGCTCATGCCAAGCACCGAAAAGAGCCACCCCAATAAAAATGTGAAGTTGGTGCACCAGGAAACAGACAGCGACTCGGGAAGGGGAAGCTGCGAGAGCCCTTCTCTGTTGGCAGAGAAGCGCAAGGAAGCCCAAAAGCCGCTCTTGGAATTGAAAATACCAGATACCTATGGGGTGCAAAATGCTCATAGAAACAGCATGCAGGAGTCACCAAAAGGGGGCGCTGAAGGTCAGCTCCCCTGGATTAACAGTGGTGAACCTAGGCCATCCACGTGGTGTGGAGGTCAGCTCCCTAACTGTCAGACGTCTAAATGTCCCTACCATGACACAGTGGATGTATGTAAAAGGGCAGTCAGTGCCATGAATATAAACAGGAAGGGGAGCGAGGAAGGAAAGTGTTGTTCGCAATATCCTGAACTCATTGAGACTCTTGGTGAAAGAAAACCAGCCAACTTGGAGAAAGCAGCAGATCTACTCTCAAATGCTCAGCACGGCCAAGTGGGGTTGTGGCTACTCCCACCAGAAAGGCCGCCATTCCTGTCTACAAAACCCACAGATTACGTGGAAGTTCACAAAGTCAACCAAGACGGAGCTCTGGCTGTACTACCAAAGCAGAAAGAAACTGTAGGCAAAAAGGAAAGGCCTTTTGTCCCTGGGGATGCGAATGAATACACCAAGGTTTCGACAGTCGTATCCAACCATATTCTGGTGTTGTTGCCAGATCCCAAAGCGGAGGTGTTGCCTTCCTTTCAGGAGCCACTGAAAGAGCTTGCCCAGAGTTGTCAGCAGAGCCAAGCAGAGTTAAATTTCAGCTATTGTCTCACAGCTCCAAGCAGCTGCAAAGTACAGACTGGTGGACTAGACTACATGGATCCCAATAATTTTATGTGCCCCTTTAACTGAAAGGTTAGCCATCCTTCTACAGGTAACAACACTACAAGTAAAATTAAGTGTTGGCACAAAACTGCTCACATGTCTGGTTTAGCTCAGTGGTAGCTCATGCCTTCTTTTGCTTTATGGCCAGTCACTTAAGAACATGCTGGTTGCTGGATCCAAATCAGTTTTTTCCCTACCTGTGATTTTTACAGTTCTTTTTGTGAAGAGTGATTTACAGAAAAGTAAAAGTTTGTGGCATAGTTTTGAAAACACAAGCATCCATTTCTGGTAATACATTCTAAAAAAACAGGGAGGGATTTGTGTGTTGATGTTACACAAGCAATCCTGAGATCATAAATGTTGTCCAAAAAATTGTATTGGTAACTATTGAACAACACCAGTAGTGTCCAACTTGTTTTTGGCAACTGTGTGTCACACAATGCAAGTACAATATATGAGACGGTGTCTGCTGCGGTGTGTGAACTACAGTGTGAACAACCCATCATACCTAATTTGCGTATAGGTCCTCGAGTTTGTTGAGCCAGTGGTGGGGAAGCGAGGCTGGAGTCTGGCTCAGGAGAGAGtgccagtgatttgtggggaactgCGCTGGACAAGAGGCAAGAGTTGGAGGCAGGGAAAGCTTCAGGTGGAGCACACGATGGgttggaaggagaggaggaagaggcaggtcgGGCAATTGAGAGGCCAGGCGCTTCcccaccactgtctcccagaccCAGGAGGGGACTGAAGAGGGATGAGCAGAGGATAGGCATAGTCTATGGCTGCATGCATGCAGCCTTTTGGGGAAAAGTACATAAATAGGTGGAGGCGGAGTggtcccctgttgctgcaacttctCCGTAGACCATGGACTGGGAATAGCTGCCTGGACActaaattggtggtggtggtggtggtgtattcAGAGCCATAGAAATGACTGTGTTATGTTTGACGTCATAGAGTTAACCAGCGGCTATGTGCATTTCCTTGATTGGGGAGTGCCCTGAACAGAACAGGCAGCAGAAATGGGCAGGCCTCACTCTGTGCCATAGCTAAGCCCAGGAGCATTCCTGTCCAGACTGCCTCAGGCCCCTACAGTCTGTGCTGCTTCTGGCATCTATGCTGaagctggctccagctttgagGGAGTCCTCATCATGGAGGTTGCTGGTGGGCCTTTGCAGATGTatgtccaggggggggggagctcctttcctcctctttatTTCCACCAGACACAAAGAGTGTGCAAGGCCCACAAGGAGGAGGCCGTGTTGCACCAATGAGTATCAAACAGCACCATTGTCATCACGCACAGAGCAACATAGCAATGCTGGGCCTTATCTGTGCCATAGGCTGGCCAGCTGAAAATGACATACTTTGCTGTTGCCTGAGGAAAACTAGCCAAATATATCAAATTCAATGAAAAGTAAATGCCCAAATGAAAAACTTAATGGATTGCATTATTATTCCATTTATGGCACTAgcaaaaaatcaatcaatcaaaattatttcatgttctgcaatgtattttaaataagttttaaaGGCTAGTAcagtttttataatatatttttctttgccctttctttctttctctttcttttaaaaacccacttttCTGGATGTTAaaaatctatcatctatctatctatctatctatctatctatctatctatctatctatgagaGATCTAATATATTGAAGGTATTAGCCACTTTTTAACACGTTTTTCTGCTTTTAGTGCAGCAGTTGGGAATCTGTGGTTCTCTGGATATTGCCAAACTcttgattcccatcagcccctaccagcacggccaatggtcaaggatgacatgagtccaacaacttctggagggccgctggCTTCCCACTCCTCTTTTACCGTGATGAATTATTTGCTGTGCGAGTTCCTCAAAGTTTAAAAGAAACTCCATTAGCACCAGTAGCATTACTTACAAGTATTCCAACATTTAGGGGAGAGGAGAAATCTAAacgaatcatagcattgtagagttggaagggaccctgagagtcatgtAGCCCaatcccatgcaatgcaggaatctcaactaaagcatccataacaggtggctacccaacctcttcttaaaaacctgcaaggaaggagagtcatccaccttctgagggagcctgttccactgttgaacacctcttactgtcagaaagttctttctgatgtttagttggaatctcctttcttgtaacttgaatccattggtttgggtcctaccctccagagcagcacaaaacaagcttgctccatcttctgtgagacagaccttgagatatttgaagatggctatcaaatcTCCTCTCTGTCTTTACATGGACTACCACCAAGCCAGCTATCTCCACcttatatttgtgtagctggttcttcctgcctaagtgtacaTTTGTCCACTTAATTTGTCAATTTGTAATTCAtctcagtttggtgtcatctgaaaatttgatgaacatccccacaataccttcatccaagtattttttttaagtagacCATGTTAAGACTTGCAATTCACTAAAGGTCCTGTTGAAATAGACAAATTTATTCAATATGGCACATAAAGGTTTAGCAAACAGGTACCTCCCTTTGAACTAcacattttatataaataaaatatctacTTTAGTTTTGCACTGTTGCTGAGTGTTGCATTTgtgctttttacatttttaataagGCAGGCAGTTAATTTATATAACTAGCAGAAACTTTTAAGAGGCCCTGCACAAATATTTCTATGTAATTTTCTGGATTAAAAGATACTGTAATAATCTTTGGAGTTAATGATATGCTCTGGTGACTGGGGGCACACACACCTCCAAATTTTTGGAGTATGCTATTTGTGGTGAGATATGATGTTCAATGAATATTTTTGACACTTTATTTATATATCAAATCTGCACCCCCAGCAGACTGGTATTGAAGTAGCAAATTCTGTCCTAACTTTGTTAATGTGCTTTTGTGTAACTTTGTTAAAGCTACACATGCTTCGTTTTGTTGTCGTTCATACATGTAATGACCGTTGGTTAAAACTCCATCAGCAGCTTTTTCTATGGTGATTTCTAAACTATTCTGTAGAAACAGTTCGCGTTGATACAGTTTAAGTCACTTATTTTGGCTGCAACTCTAAGCACATTTATTGATAAGTGAGTCCCATGGAACTCAGCAGGGACGTATTTCTACCTAGTAAATGTGGCTGCGGGTGCTGATTATTTTGTTGAGTTGAAATAACGTGAATGTTGTGGAGGAAAACCAAA
This region of Zootoca vivipara chromosome 11, rZooViv1.1, whole genome shotgun sequence genomic DNA includes:
- the PRLR gene encoding prolactin receptor isoform X2 — protein: MRFASFLEVVEEEKEEGEADLRLEMSPSGALILLLALNTRLVNAKVGPPTDLSLEVKQLKERAYVWAKWSPPQLVDDGTRGQMCNYELRLKPTGEKEWETHFVGEQTQYEISQLHPAVKYTFQVRCITEHSERSEWSPETYLQLPSGQPPGKPELIRCRSPEKETFTCWWKPSSDGGLPSNYTLFYNKEGDRAYYECPDYITAGPNSCHFDKKHTSLWMTYNFTITATNEMGSISSQPYYVDVANIVQPDPPENLSLEFEKKVYGKYLLLNWSPPSLGDIRSGWLTLEYELHIKPEGGQEWEKIFVGQRTTYKMFSVNPGEKYVAKVRCRSDHGTWSDWSPESFIKLRKEFRLKDMLVWIFVAFLSFVVCLVMIWTLALKKINMVACLLPPVPGPKIKGFDTQLLEAGKTEELLSALGCQGFPPTPGYEDLLVEFLEIDDSEDQQLMPSTEKSHPNKNVKLVHQETDSDSGRGSCESPSLLAEKRKEAQKPLLELKIPDTYGVQNAHRNSMQESPKGGAEGQLPWINSGEPRPSTWCGGQLPNCQTSKCPYHDTVDVCKRAVSAMNINRKGSEEGKCCSQYPELIETLGERKPANLEKAADLLSNAQHGQVGLWLLPPERPPFLSTKPTDYVEVHKVNQDGALAVLPKQKETVGKKERPFVPGDANEYTKVSTVVSNHILVLLPDPKAEVLPSFQEPLKELAQSCQQSQAELNFSYCLTAPSSCKVQTGGLDYMDPNNFMCPFN
- the PRLR gene encoding prolactin receptor isoform X1, with translation MASNRYQNLFKKTSLYRENTVRFASFLEVVEEEKEEGEADLRLEMSPSGALILLLALNTRLVNAKVGPPTDLSLEVKQLKERAYVWAKWSPPQLVDDGTRGQMCNYELRLKPTGEKEWETHFVGEQTQYEISQLHPAVKYTFQVRCITEHSERSEWSPETYLQLPSGQPPGKPELIRCRSPEKETFTCWWKPSSDGGLPSNYTLFYNKEGDRAYYECPDYITAGPNSCHFDKKHTSLWMTYNFTITATNEMGSISSQPYYVDVANIVQPDPPENLSLEFEKKVYGKYLLLNWSPPSLGDIRSGWLTLEYELHIKPEGGQEWEKIFVGQRTTYKMFSVNPGEKYVAKVRCRSDHGTWSDWSPESFIKLRKEFRLKDMLVWIFVAFLSFVVCLVMIWTLALKKINMVACLLPPVPGPKIKGFDTQLLEAGKTEELLSALGCQGFPPTPGYEDLLVEFLEIDDSEDQQLMPSTEKSHPNKNVKLVHQETDSDSGRGSCESPSLLAEKRKEAQKPLLELKIPDTYGVQNAHRNSMQESPKGGAEGQLPWINSGEPRPSTWCGGQLPNCQTSKCPYHDTVDVCKRAVSAMNINRKGSEEGKCCSQYPELIETLGERKPANLEKAADLLSNAQHGQVGLWLLPPERPPFLSTKPTDYVEVHKVNQDGALAVLPKQKETVGKKERPFVPGDANEYTKVSTVVSNHILVLLPDPKAEVLPSFQEPLKELAQSCQQSQAELNFSYCLTAPSSCKVQTGGLDYMDPNNFMCPFN